In Mycteria americana isolate JAX WOST 10 ecotype Jacksonville Zoo and Gardens chromosome 23, USCA_MyAme_1.0, whole genome shotgun sequence, a single window of DNA contains:
- the TCF7L1 gene encoding transcription factor 7-like 1, which translates to MPQLEPAGGDDLGAPDELIAFQDEGEEQDKGAGRGSAHGDLDELKSSLVSETENRGTGTGTGSDSEAERPPQPRESFQKPRDYLAEVVRRQQDGGFFKGPPYPGYPFLMLPELGSPYLANGALSPGGARTYLQMKWPLLDVPAGATLKDSRSPSPAHLSNKVPVVQHAHHMHPLTPLITYSNDHFSPGSPPGHLSPEIDPKTGIPRPPHPSELPPYYPLSPGAVGQIPHPLGWLVPQQGQPVYSIPPGGFRHPYPALAMNASMSSLMSSRFSPHMVPPPTHGLHPSGIPHPTIVSPIVKQEPTQPSVSPGGNSKSPVTVKKEEEKKPHIKKPLNAFMLYMKEMRAKVVAECTLKESAAINQILGRRWHSLSREEQAKYYELARKERQLHSQLYPTWSARDNYGKKKKRKREKLAQQQSHDTESSLASKSKKPCVQYLPVEKPCDSPASSHGSMLDSPATPSAALASPAAPAATHSEQAQPLSLTTKPEARAQLTVHSAAFLSGKGASSSSSSSSSSSSSSSSLGSPPSLLSRPIPFTSVPSTALLSSPPSFAATIPSPQAALAVLQTQPLSLVTKPAD; encoded by the exons ATGCCGCAGCTGGAACCGGCGGGGGGGGACGACCTGGGGGCCCCCGACGAGCTCATCGCCTTCCAGGACGAGGGCGAGGAGCAGGACAAGGGCGCGGGGCGCGGCTCGGCCCACGGGGACCTGGACGAGCTCAAGTCCTCCTTGGTCAGCGAGACCGAGAAccgcggcaccggcaccggcaccggctccgACTCCGAG GCGGagcggcccccgcagccccgggaaAGTTTCCAGAAGCCGCGGGACTATTTGGCAGAAG tGGTCAGACGACAACAAGATGGGGGGTTTTTTAAGGGCCCCCCCTACCCCGGCTACCCCTTCCTGATGCTCCCCGAGCTGGGCAGCCCCTACCTCGCCAACGGAGCCCTCTCCCCCGGCGGCGCCCGCACC TACCTGCAGATGAAGTGGCCGCTGCTGGACGTGCCCGCCGGCGCCACGCTGAAGGACAGCCGCTCGCCCTCGCCCGCGCACTTG TCGAACAAGGTCCCGGTGGTGCAGCACGCCCATCACATGCACCCGTTGACGCCGCTCATCACCTACAGCAACGACCACTTCTCGCCAGGCTCGCCGCCCGGCCACCTCTCACCGGAGATCGACCCAAAGACGG gAATCCCGCGGCCGCCGCACCCGTCCGAGCTGCCCCCCTATTACCCGCTGTCGCCAGGAGCCGTGGGCCAGATCCCGCACCCGCTGGGCTGGCTCGTGCCGCA GCAAGGACAACCCGTGTACTCCATCCCTCCCGGCGGCTTTCGGCACCCCTACCCTGCCCTCGCCATGAACGCCTCCATGTCCAG TTTGATGTCCAGCCGTTTCTCCCCACACATGGTCCCACCGCCTACCCACGGGCTGCACCCCTCGGGCATCCCACACCCGACCATCGTCTCGCCCATTGTGAAGCAGGAACCCACCCAGCCCAGCGTCAGCCCTGGAGGCAATTC GAAATCCCCCGTCACtgtgaagaaggaagaggagaagaaacccCACATCAAGAAGCCGCTCAATGCCTTCATGTTGTACATGAAGGAGATGAGGGCCAAGGTGGTGGCCGAGTGCACGCTGAAGGAGAGCGCTGCCATCAACCAGATCCTGGGCAGACGG TGGCACTCACTGTCGCGGGAGGAGCAGGCGAAGTACTACGAGCTCGCACGGAAAGAGCGGCAGCTGCACTCGCAGCTCTACCCGACGTGGTCGGCGCGGGACAACTAT ggcaagaaaaagaagagaaagcgaGAGAAGCTGGCCCAGCAGCAAAGCCACGACACGGAGA GCTCCCTGGCATCCAAGAGCAAGAAGCCGTGCGTGCAGTACCTGCCGGTCGAGAAACCGTGCGACAGCCCCGCGTCCTCCCACGGCAGCATGCTCGATTCGCCCGCCACGCCATCGGCCGCCCTGGCATCCCCGGCCGCGCCGGCTGCCACCCACTCGGAACAGGCTCAGCCCCTCTCGCTCACCACCAAGCCGGAGGCCAGGGCTCAGCTCACCGTGCATTCGGCCGCCTTCCTCTCGGGCAAAGgcgcctcttcttcctcctcctcctcctcttcctcctcttcctcctcctcgagCCTCGGCAGCCCGCCCTCACTCCTCTCCAGACCCATTCCCTTCACCTCGGTGCCCTCCACAGCTCTCCTGTCCTCGCCTCCGTCCTTCGCGGCCACCATCCCGTCCCCGCAGGCTGCCCTTGCCGTGCTGCAAACGCAGCCCCTTTCCCTGGTCACCAAACCTGCTGACTAA